The stretch of DNA caagagagacggtCAAGTGTTTTTGTACTTCAGTCGTTCCAAGACTGAAGACATCCTCTAATAAACCGAAATATGTAACGTTAGTGACAGTAAACAAATTATACTATAATGACAGAAACATTCCCAGCCTGAACTCAGGAGTAAAACTCTTGAACCTCTGAACCATATCTTTTAAAACTATTCGGGAGATCATTTTGATGCCCAGTACATATTTTTCAAACTAGTACTTGGATTATCAATAAATTTTTTCTCCAATATTACGGAACGCCAGAGGGtagataactagctagcaagatattcccactagataacacagccacaaagtacaaattggctatatcgtaaaaatgtatgaaaaccaaAATACGcgttttggtcttaatttaaggttgggCCATTAGAtcagcagtgtggttaggtttaaaatccgtTTATAAGAAGATGAATTGTAGAAATATGCGGGCAAGCTTGCTAGCCCCAAAATGTGTACAACTTCAAAGTTGCTCAACTGTTGCACAGGGGATCAACTACTGCATTTGAAGACACTGCCACCTGCTGACATGTGCCTCAAATGTGATTATCAAAGAGTCCTCAACAGCCATTTGAGTTAGATAGCTAcatagatttgatttgacagttaTAAATTACACCCAGGGGGAAGATACCACCAGTCCGGTCCCTTACACGCCTTTCTTGTGACGTATTATGCGCGGCCATAAAACGGTGACCTATTGTGACGTAACCAAGCATCAATTCGCTACATGAACTGTGTTCATCTTTGATATCAACAGTACAATCTCTTTCTTCAATCAGCTTGTTTCAGCTAATCTTTTGCCGCATAGTCTGCCCTAGCTGACGCTGTGCAGAGAATACTACGATTGGAAACGGTTGGTTAGACCCGTTCGCACTGCACAAGGTGATTTGGAGTTTAGAATGTCTGGTAGGCTCTTACATTCTTTGGggaggtcccaaatggcaccctgtagtGTAGTACTTTTgacctgtgcccagtgggctcaGATCAAAATATGTGCACAAGTCAAAGtaagtgcgctatatagggaatggcgtgccatttgtctgtgtgtgtgtgtgtgtgtgttaggatatGTTTTGTGCCAATCAATTGATGAAAATGTATCCCTCAGAAAACAAGATGGATCGTAGTGATGAGAGAATCAGAAGAGCTTTAAGGCGCCGCCCTTATGTGGTAAatacctatttatttattttgtgttcTGTCTTTGTTATCACATTTTAAATTGAGTGTTGTGTTGACAGTTGAATCCAGTGAGGGTGAACTCCCCTGATTCTGTGATGTGGCCAACCGGTAAGGTGCACAGAAGACCAAGGCCTGTAAGTCAAATCCGACCTGAAAACAATTACACATAAACATTACTTATGCTCCATGTACAAACTGCAGTTATCACAATAAAAGCAACTGCAGATATCCCTCCCCATCTAAACTCATTTGAAATTGAATGCTCTCTTGACAGTCTACTTCAGCGCAGacccctcagatccacaaaaggcCTGTAAGTCACATTCAAATCAACCACATAACAGTAGCTACTTAAATGATTTATTGATAGCTACATCATTTATTTCCAAGGAAATTTTTTACTGTTCACAGCCAATCATTGAGAACTGTGGGCAGGAACAGACATCTGGGGATGGACGGGACATGAATCCAGAGCGTCTCAGCCAGGTCAGACATCTCTGCTGTTCCCATAGAGATCAATCTGTTGATTCAAATGGCAATTTTGGTTGGCTTGGTTGAATTGACAATACTTCATTGGAAATGCTAAAGAATCCTACAGTATGGAAGGTCTTTAGTCCCATCCCTAATGTTATGGGAGTTGCATTTATTGCATTTCAATCCACTTGCATTTTCAATTACCCATGAATTACTCACTACTTGTACAAGTATGTTGGATTGcctaaatattcaacattttcttGGCAGTCAATGCCAGTGAATTCCATGGCTGCCCTAAGTACATGCCTTTGTCTGTCTCCTCAGTCTGGAAGGGTGACTCGGCTGATGGAGAGAAATTATGATGGGGTGATCTCATCCTCCAACTCTGATGACATCTCTATCTACTccttcactgactgtgaatctgAGGTAAGAGAGTTGTACACCATAGATGTGTTGAGTGATATGACTGTGAAGAGAATAGTCTCAGACTAATTGACTCTGATACACAGTCTGATGAGGATCATGAAAGGAGGACACCACCGCTGATAGTGAAGGATAAGGAGGATGGAAAGGTGACAAAGTTTGAAGTGAGGGAAATGGTAGAGGACGACAATCTGTCTCTCCACTCCTTGGATGATTCAGACTTTCTGGTATGTTCTGCACCATGTATTTGAGTAACTCTTTGACTGAATGTGGAAAATGGACTATGACCAACTAGCTCTCTGACACAGTGTGATAATGGCAATGATGCCTCTGCTGAGGACAGTCCAGGGTCTTCAAAGGAACCACAGAGAAAAGGGGCTTCACTGAAGGACCCTCGACTGGTATTCTCTTACATTTGTGTGTTAGTGGTGCgcaggtcagctgtttgttcaaccAAGCCCacccgcaattgctaataacccatccgcaacCGCCCGACTATATGTGAAAAAGTGAAAACCTGACCCTAGTCCACAAATATAGAACACCATCAGAGAAGACGGAACGATTTTTTTGTCAGGGGGTGCAGGATTTTGTTGTGGCTAATATGGATATGTTTCTGCTTATCATTTCCGACATTTTGgcaggctatttgttagtcaacttgtctataaattgatagaagactaaataaacccttgctcatcGGAATAATGTTATAAATGgtagaatgaatgcttcaatctagttgacatcggtaAAGATCTCCGTCATCTTTGATTCTTTCGCGGAGCAAGAAGAAAATGCAAAAACTCAAGATAAAAAAAGGGAAACTACTATCAGCTTTTAGGAGGCTGATAAAGCAGTCCCTAACTGCACAAtcgcattctctcaagatgctgaaagaaatcatatttctccactcctgttcccgagTCAAAATATAGTCTACATTTGTTGTAGCCTATCATTTTACTGCAATAAAggcttaattctgcaggagttaatattaagaCTGTGAGAGGTTAATTAAAgatctacagtcagtgtccagatttcagtttccatttaactcATCTGAACAGTTTGTTCCCTTGatgtgccataggcctatttgaatcCCCCTCTTGTGACTGTCGAGTTTGTATAGTGCCTCACAATCTTCACACATAATAGAGACACTGCCATCATCCTCGTTGAATACTTCATCAAATCTTTTCCAAACATTCCTTTTCTGGCCATCCcttctttattttcaactctccatttcgtAGATTTCCTTTTATTGAATTAAACTCTGACATTGTCCTTTTTGCGTCAGTGGATCAACAGTAACTTTTTCTGCCCTTTCCCAAAAGTGTTTGGTGATTGGTGTCTAGTCTATTTGGCACGTGCCAAATTAGGCCCTAAAGCTTAGGTTTACGTACAAATGCTAAatagcctatagatataaatGACACAAGAATGATACATGTATGGAATTTTTTCAcgtattgttttctctttattcaacccgacCGCCTCCCACataatatttcatgaccctaaacccgCCGCCCTGTGGATATAACCGCGGGACTGCTGCTTATTAGTCAATGCATCACTAGTGTGTGTTACATCTCAATGATTTGACCTTATGTCTGTACAGATTATTGTGGCCAAGCCCAACATCCTTCTCCCTGCCTCTGTGAGTGCCCTGAAGAAGGCATCACGCCTGATGGAGTTGGTCCCTACTGTCCGgccctgcagggagcagctggacaAGAAGACACAGTGGACCAACACCAACGAGGAGAGCCTGAGGAGGATTAAAAAAAAACTGGCCTCCATAGAGCTCGACCTGGAGGAAGGCCTGAACAAGGTCAACGACGGTCAGGACATCAACCAAGAGAGGCAGAAGAATGAGGGATGCTTCAGAGCCTGGATTGAGAAGTGGAtggggaagaggaaggaggaaaGACTGAGGGATGAAGATGTGAATAGGGAAGATAAAGGGAGGATGGGCGAGGAAGTGAGGGCACTGATCCAAGTGATGAAGAGAAACTGCAGTGAAAGTGATCTTGAGGCAGTAAACCTGGACAGTTGGCTGAATGACTTGGAAAGGTTGAAAGTGGCCTTCAAGAAATGCACTGGAGAGATGGCCGAAATGGTAGAGAGCATGGCAGAAATGCAGAAAAAATAACTATGTCCAGAGCTTTGTAAATGAATCTTACTTATTGAGTGTAGTCATGTATCTAATGTATTTATAGATTagtcatacagtatatctacagatTTTGTATAACATAGCACTGTCCTAACAGTTTGTTTGTTGTTTCTGGTCTTACAGAGCCCAGGGAAAGTCTCTGGTCCTGTGTctggcctctctcctcttgtgACCTCAGCACCCCGGACCCTGGCTGAAGCCCTACAAGCCCTGCCCTCTGCTGTGGCCCGTCCCTCCCAAAAGGATGTCCCAAAGCCTCCGACACCTCCAAGCCCTGTCTCTGTCATTGTTGCTTCGCCTGCTGTGGAGTACTTACCATACCACCGCAGCCCTCGCCTGGCCCCAATCACCAACCTGAGTGAGAACGGCAGGAAGCTGCTCCAGAAAATGTCAGGAGTGACGCCACAGGTGAGAGGAAACAGGAAGGGAATATTAGCCATATTTCCTTCTACAGTATATCATACCTCTAGATACCATAGCTCAAGAGTAGAAAATAGCCATAAGCTTATATTACTTTATCTCCTTGTCCAAAATATTCAGGAAAGGAAGGTCAAAAGGAAAAAGACCAAGGGAAAAAAGCAAGTGAAGAAAGAGAAGGCCAGTAAGATGCAGCAGGTGGAAAATGTTGGAGAAACTAAGGAGGACAAGAAAGATGAAAAGAAGAGTCTGAGGAAGAGGTGAGGAAATAGAAGAGGGGAACATAACAAGGGCGTTTTAGAGATTTATAGAAATAGAATGAGGTAGAGAAATATAGAAATTGAATGAGGTAGCAGAGAAAGAGCAGCTATCTGATGTTTAATGGCAAAC from Oncorhynchus kisutch isolate 150728-3 linkage group LG28, Okis_V2, whole genome shotgun sequence encodes:
- the LOC116358083 gene encoding uncharacterized protein LOC116358083 isoform X1 translates to MFCANQLMKMYPSENKMDRSDERIRRALRRRPYVLNPVRVNSPDSVMWPTGKVHRRPRPSGRVTRLMERNYDGVISSSNSDDISIYSFTDCESEIIVAKPNILLPASVSALKKASRLMELVPTVRPCREQLDKKTQWTNTNEESLRRIKKKLASIELDLEEGLNKVNDGQDINQERQKNEGCFRAWIEKWMGKRKEERLRDEDVNREDKGRMGEEVRALIQVMKRNCSESDLEAVNLDSWLNDLERLKVAFKKCTGEMAEMSPGKVSGPVSGLSPLVTSAPRTLAEALQALPSAVARPSQKDVPKPPTPPSPVSVIVASPAVEYLPYHRSPRLAPITNLSENGRKLLQKMSGVTPQERKVKRKKTKGKKQVKKEKASKMQQVENVGETKEDKKDEKKSLRKRFLQWLLPKLRCSKK
- the LOC116358083 gene encoding uncharacterized protein LOC116358083 isoform X2; translation: MFCANQLMKMYPSENKMDRSDERIRRALRRRPYVLNPVRVNSPDSVMWPTGKVHRRPRPSGRVTRLMERNYDGVISSSNSDDISIYSFTDCESEIIVAKPNILLPASVSALKKASRLMELVPTVRPCREQLDKKTQWTNTNEESLRRIKKKLASIELDLEEGLNKVNDGQDINQERQKNEGCFRAWIEKWMGKRKEERLRDEDVNREDKGRMGEEVRALIQVMKRNCSESDLEAVNLDSWLNDLERLKVAFKKCTGEMAEMSPGKVSGPVSGLSPLVTSAPRTLAEALQALPSAVARPSQKDVPKPPTPPSPVSVIVASPAVEYLPYHRSPRLAPITNLSENGRKLLQKMSGVTPQVSPVAAAQTEMFEEIMANYYYNTHTHTHTHTHTHTIDIGLIVIF